Proteins co-encoded in one Arthrobacter sp. ERGS1:01 genomic window:
- a CDS encoding NAD(P)H-dependent oxidoreductase has translation MIVLGIDGSPYGPGKTAAAVATVLAGAADAGAQTELIRHDDPEAVARIAAADAVVFGSPTYRASHTAVLRTLLEKIDRKAGDEPLAGTPTAIVMTGASPAHFLGTRELAATLSGFFGTQVLAPELFLHGGDFDGGAPAGRAAELCTLHGQALVELAAAVGGSVALRALKPVV, from the coding sequence ATGATCGTGCTTGGCATCGATGGAAGCCCGTACGGGCCGGGCAAGACGGCGGCGGCCGTCGCGACGGTCCTGGCCGGTGCCGCGGACGCCGGCGCGCAGACGGAGCTGATCCGCCACGACGACCCGGAGGCCGTGGCGCGCATTGCCGCGGCGGACGCCGTCGTCTTCGGCAGCCCCACCTACCGGGCCTCGCACACGGCGGTACTGCGGACGCTGCTGGAGAAGATCGACCGGAAGGCCGGCGACGAGCCGCTCGCCGGAACACCCACCGCGATCGTCATGACCGGCGCATCCCCGGCGCACTTCCTGGGCACCCGCGAACTGGCGGCGACGCTGTCCGGATTCTTTGGCACCCAGGTCCTGGCCCCGGAGCTGTTCCTGCACGGCGGCGACTTCGACGGCGGCGCACCGGCAGGCCGCGCGGCAGAGTTGTGCACGCTGCACGGGCAGGCCCTCGTGGAATTGGCCGCCGCCGTTGGCGGTTCCGTGGCCCTGCGGGCGCTGAAGCCGGTGGTCTAG
- a CDS encoding flavin reductase family protein codes for MTSHPPVTPQQLRNVLGHFATGLTIITAATPQGPAGFTCQSFASLSLEPALVTFSPARTSSTWPLLRAAGSFTINILPAEHEHLSGQFARSGADKFAGVGHSPSPLGNPVLDQALAWVDCELHEEFDGGDHTIVVAAVRALAARAEAEPLLFYKGSYARVSNSPALLGALA; via the coding sequence ATGACATCCCATCCACCCGTCACCCCGCAGCAGTTGCGCAACGTCCTGGGGCACTTTGCCACGGGCTTGACCATCATCACCGCGGCCACCCCGCAGGGCCCGGCCGGATTCACCTGCCAATCGTTCGCGTCGCTGTCGCTGGAGCCCGCCCTCGTCACGTTCAGCCCGGCCCGGACGTCGTCGACCTGGCCGTTGCTGCGGGCCGCGGGCAGTTTCACCATCAACATCCTGCCCGCCGAACACGAGCACCTGTCCGGACAGTTCGCCCGCTCGGGAGCCGACAAGTTTGCCGGCGTCGGCCACTCGCCCTCACCGCTGGGCAACCCCGTCCTGGACCAGGCGCTGGCCTGGGTGGATTGCGAACTGCACGAGGAGTTCGACGGCGGCGACCACACCATCGTGGTCGCGGCCGTCCGGGCGCTGGCCGCACGGGCCGAGGCCGAACCGCTGCTGTTTTACAAGGGCTCCTACGCCCGGGTCAGCAACAGCCCGGCCCTGCTCGGGGCACTCGCATGA
- a CDS encoding LLM class flavin-dependent oxidoreductase: MTRMPAPGSGFAPTGRLHLGVSLPGPAAHTSFEQLRTAAQTAERGHFSLLTLDERYWLAGDPGADIAADPAGSNDVGTLLAGLAAVTTGIGLAAAVAPDHDDPADQAARIATLDQLSGGRAAWQLLPDGEDPADFLPAAERLWDAWSAAANARNTRPGPVKPLGSFEHGGHQFSVGLGTGNRPAAPYRPVVVLPGHTEAERLFAARHADVVETGPAGLGDALALRRELAADCRDAGRDAGNVLILQAATFVLAETDGEAVEKAEWIREQLPESAWDQVAFVGSYQGVADELLDFARTGAVDGFTVMPWMFPHELEDIVNHLVPQLQLRGIYPADHPDPAGTSLRARLGLPDTPHPAGNRSTQAVPVMQVEDLEDIHLDIRMELVVAKVP; the protein is encoded by the coding sequence ATGACCCGCATGCCCGCACCCGGTTCCGGATTTGCGCCCACCGGCAGGCTCCATTTGGGCGTCAGCCTTCCGGGTCCGGCCGCCCATACAAGTTTTGAGCAACTCCGCACCGCCGCCCAGACGGCCGAACGCGGGCACTTTTCACTGTTGACCCTCGACGAGCGGTATTGGCTGGCAGGGGATCCGGGCGCCGATATCGCCGCGGATCCGGCAGGCTCCAACGACGTCGGCACCCTGCTGGCAGGTCTCGCGGCCGTGACGACAGGCATTGGACTGGCCGCGGCGGTGGCGCCGGATCATGACGATCCGGCGGACCAGGCCGCACGGATCGCCACCCTTGACCAGCTCTCCGGTGGCCGCGCAGCCTGGCAGCTGTTGCCCGACGGCGAGGACCCTGCGGACTTCCTGCCGGCCGCGGAACGGCTGTGGGACGCGTGGTCGGCGGCGGCAAATGCTCGGAACACCCGGCCGGGCCCCGTCAAGCCGCTGGGATCGTTTGAGCACGGCGGCCACCAGTTCAGCGTGGGCCTGGGAACCGGGAACCGGCCCGCGGCGCCTTACCGCCCCGTTGTCGTCCTGCCGGGCCACACCGAGGCTGAGCGGCTGTTCGCGGCCCGCCATGCCGACGTCGTCGAGACGGGCCCGGCCGGGCTGGGCGACGCGCTGGCCCTGAGACGCGAGCTGGCCGCCGATTGCCGTGACGCGGGCCGTGACGCCGGAAACGTGCTGATCCTCCAGGCAGCCACATTTGTCCTGGCCGAGACGGACGGGGAGGCCGTGGAGAAGGCCGAATGGATCCGGGAACAGCTGCCGGAATCGGCCTGGGACCAGGTGGCGTTCGTTGGCTCGTACCAGGGGGTTGCCGATGAACTGTTGGACTTCGCCAGGACCGGGGCCGTGGACGGGTTCACCGTCATGCCGTGGATGTTTCCCCACGAGCTCGAGGACATCGTGAACCACCTGGTTCCCCAGCTTCAACTGCGCGGCATTTATCCCGCGGACCACCCGGATCCGGCCGGCACCTCCCTTCGCGCCCGGTTGGGTCTGCCGGACACCCCCCACCCGGCCGGCAACCGGAGCACGCAGGCCGTGCCTGTCATGCAGGTGGAGGACCTGGAGGACATCCACCTGGACATCCGGATGGAGCTGGTGGTCGCCAAAGTGCCGTGA
- a CDS encoding ABC transporter substrate-binding protein, which yields MTRLTAKSALTVALAATTLLGLAACSDPSASAAPEPSTTSGGKVFNLSPNQDRVPVTVDPAAAALVPADIKKDGKLTVAVSPFAAPLAVYATDNKTPVGNEVDIAVALAQSLGLQPDIVPTAWADWPLGVGSGKYEAVISNVTVTEERKLKFDFASYREDKLGFYAKADSPITKVESAPDVAGKKIIVGSGTNQEAILLAWDKENRKNGLAPVDFQYYDDDSASTLALQSGRADLTFGPNATAAYKAATDEKTKLVGLVDGGWPLKANIAVTTKKGNGLAAAAQAGLNHLIEDGSYAKILARWGLSEEAVKESELNPPGLPKS from the coding sequence ATGACACGTCTCACCGCAAAATCAGCCCTGACCGTCGCCCTGGCGGCAACCACACTGTTGGGCCTGGCGGCCTGCTCCGATCCCTCCGCCAGCGCCGCCCCCGAACCGTCCACCACGTCCGGGGGCAAGGTGTTCAACCTGTCCCCGAATCAGGACCGGGTGCCCGTGACCGTTGACCCGGCGGCGGCCGCTTTGGTGCCTGCGGACATCAAGAAGGACGGCAAACTGACGGTGGCGGTCAGCCCCTTCGCCGCCCCGCTGGCCGTATACGCCACCGACAACAAGACGCCCGTCGGCAATGAGGTGGATATCGCCGTCGCTCTGGCCCAATCGCTGGGACTGCAGCCGGACATCGTGCCGACGGCGTGGGCGGACTGGCCGCTGGGCGTGGGGTCCGGCAAGTACGAGGCCGTCATCTCCAACGTGACGGTCACCGAGGAGCGCAAGCTCAAGTTCGACTTTGCCAGCTACCGGGAGGACAAGCTGGGGTTCTATGCCAAGGCGGACAGCCCCATCACCAAGGTTGAGTCCGCCCCGGATGTGGCCGGCAAGAAGATCATCGTGGGATCCGGCACCAACCAGGAGGCGATCCTGCTCGCCTGGGACAAGGAGAACCGCAAGAACGGCCTGGCGCCGGTCGATTTCCAGTACTACGACGACGACTCAGCCTCCACACTGGCCCTGCAGTCCGGCCGTGCCGACCTGACGTTCGGGCCCAACGCAACGGCAGCGTACAAGGCGGCCACGGATGAAAAGACGAAGCTCGTGGGCCTCGTGGACGGCGGCTGGCCGTTGAAGGCAAACATCGCCGTCACCACGAAGAAGGGCAACGGGCTGGCCGCCGCCGCGCAGGCCGGCCTGAACCACCTGATCGAGGATGGCAGCTACGCGAAGATCCTGGCCCGCTGGGGCCTGTCCGAGGAAGCGGTCAAGGAATCCGAGCTGAACCCGCCGGGGCTGCCCAAGAGCTAA
- a CDS encoding CPBP family intramembrane glutamic endopeptidase has product MASETTTQRQQRFGRLMERADGREFPYYNGSPVDMAGWKWGVLVLACVAGIAALMFYPAANDLQALVPRFLFAAIPLAALVAFTGHHWKALFKKLAPADYLNMVFFWLLNLAVSGIVGLVVMAIFGANANPATNGLLDGGPAQIISFYVGTGVQLLGEELFTILPFLAVMYLLFTKAKLSRNTSVILAWLITAAWFGAAHLPTYGWNFAQAFLVIGAARLVLTLAYIRTKNILVSLGAHVLNDWTIFTIALVGSAAAAH; this is encoded by the coding sequence ATGGCATCCGAGACAACCACACAGCGCCAACAAAGGTTTGGGCGCCTGATGGAACGCGCCGATGGCCGGGAATTCCCGTACTACAACGGCAGCCCCGTTGATATGGCCGGCTGGAAATGGGGAGTACTGGTCCTGGCCTGCGTTGCCGGCATCGCGGCCCTGATGTTCTACCCGGCCGCCAATGACCTCCAGGCGCTCGTTCCCCGCTTCCTGTTCGCGGCCATTCCGCTCGCGGCGCTGGTGGCTTTCACGGGACACCATTGGAAAGCATTGTTCAAGAAACTGGCCCCCGCCGACTACCTGAACATGGTCTTCTTCTGGCTCCTGAACCTTGCGGTCTCAGGAATCGTCGGCCTCGTTGTCATGGCCATTTTCGGCGCCAATGCCAACCCGGCAACCAACGGACTCCTCGACGGCGGCCCGGCCCAGATCATCTCTTTTTATGTGGGCACCGGCGTCCAGCTCCTCGGCGAGGAGCTCTTCACGATCCTGCCGTTCCTCGCCGTCATGTACCTGCTCTTCACCAAGGCGAAGCTTTCCAGGAACACCTCGGTCATCCTTGCCTGGCTGATCACGGCGGCTTGGTTCGGCGCGGCCCATCTGCCCACCTATGGCTGGAACTTTGCGCAAGCATTCCTTGTGATCGGAGCAGCCCGGCTGGTCCTGACCCTCGCCTACATCAGGACCAAGAACATCCTCGTGTCACTCGGTGCGCACGTCCTGAACGACTGGACCATCTTCACGATCGCCCTCGTGGGTTCCGCCGCGGCCGCCCACTGA
- a CDS encoding NtaA/DmoA family FMN-dependent monooxygenase (This protein belongs to a clade of FMN-dependent monooxygenases, within a broader family of flavin-dependent oxidoreductases, the luciferase-like monooxygenase (LMM) family, some of whose members use coenzyme F420 rather than FMN.) has product MSENQEIGHGFKPSGQLQFGIFFQGVNSGTIWKAPESGSQTEFDSFRRLAQTAERGLFAAFFLGEGLRLREHLGRPHALDVAGRPDAQTMLAALAGVTNKIGLVATQNTTYNDPAHLAHRLSSLDLISGGRAAWNVVTTDNAWTGANFRRGGYLDHADRYTHAEAFVETAKRIWDAWDGHAISGSETAPAWQAPGSVRRVRHDGRHYSVDYTPRLPRSAQYRPVLFQAGDSPEGRDFAARQADVIFSAHPAYDGAVAFRRDIVARTVRAGRGANDVKIMPASEFILAATPSEALEKKEWVRSLQIGPEQALAYLEQFWGRELSGYDPDGPLPEIDPVVVETSETRGSGFHGAKARQLADQWRAEAKDKGQSIRQFVSGKTSRVDATFTGSYTDVADTLARYAQTGAVDGFNISPWLVPSGLDEIVNHLVPELQERGVYPTEYAGHTLREHLGLPVPVRSREADDDAAGGLKLELAVGQQQL; this is encoded by the coding sequence ATGAGCGAAAACCAAGAGATCGGCCACGGCTTCAAGCCCAGTGGCCAACTGCAATTCGGCATCTTCTTCCAGGGCGTCAACTCCGGCACCATCTGGAAAGCCCCGGAGTCCGGCTCGCAAACCGAGTTCGATTCCTTCCGCCGGCTCGCCCAGACGGCAGAGCGGGGACTGTTCGCGGCCTTCTTCCTCGGCGAGGGGCTGCGGCTGCGTGAACACCTGGGCCGGCCCCACGCGCTGGACGTGGCCGGCCGCCCCGACGCCCAGACCATGCTGGCCGCGCTCGCGGGCGTGACCAATAAGATCGGGCTCGTGGCCACGCAGAACACCACCTACAACGACCCCGCCCACCTGGCCCACCGGCTCTCGAGCCTTGACCTGATTTCCGGTGGGCGGGCGGCGTGGAACGTGGTCACCACGGACAATGCCTGGACGGGGGCCAACTTCCGCCGCGGCGGCTACCTCGACCACGCCGATCGGTACACCCACGCGGAGGCGTTCGTGGAGACCGCGAAACGGATCTGGGACGCCTGGGACGGCCATGCCATTTCCGGTTCCGAGACGGCCCCGGCCTGGCAGGCACCCGGCTCGGTCCGGCGCGTTCGCCACGACGGCCGGCACTATAGCGTGGATTACACGCCGCGGCTGCCGCGCAGCGCCCAGTACCGCCCCGTGCTATTCCAGGCCGGGGACTCGCCGGAGGGGCGCGACTTTGCGGCCCGCCAGGCCGACGTCATCTTCTCCGCCCATCCGGCCTACGACGGCGCCGTGGCCTTCCGCCGCGACATCGTGGCCAGGACCGTGCGGGCCGGACGCGGTGCCAACGATGTGAAGATCATGCCGGCGAGCGAGTTCATCCTCGCGGCCACGCCGTCGGAGGCCCTGGAGAAGAAGGAGTGGGTCCGCAGCCTGCAGATCGGCCCGGAGCAGGCCCTCGCCTACCTTGAGCAGTTCTGGGGCAGGGAGCTGTCCGGCTACGACCCCGACGGGCCGCTGCCGGAGATTGACCCCGTGGTGGTTGAGACCTCGGAGACCAGGGGCAGCGGTTTTCACGGGGCGAAGGCCCGCCAGCTCGCCGACCAGTGGCGGGCGGAGGCGAAAGACAAGGGGCAATCGATCCGGCAATTCGTCTCCGGCAAGACGAGCAGGGTCGACGCCACGTTCACCGGCTCCTACACGGATGTTGCCGATACCCTGGCCCGCTACGCCCAGACGGGTGCGGTGGACGGCTTCAACATCTCGCCGTGGCTGGTTCCCAGCGGCCTGGATGAGATCGTGAACCACCTGGTGCCCGAGCTGCAGGAACGCGGCGTGTACCCGACGGAGTACGCCGGGCACACGCTGCGCGAACACTTGGGCCTGCCGGTGCCGGTGCGGTCTCGGGAGGCTGACGACGATGCCGCCGGCGGCCTCAAACTGGAACTGGCCGTGGGGCAGCAACAACTGTAG